One genomic segment of Chitinophaga sancti includes these proteins:
- a CDS encoding GNAT family N-acetyltransferase, translating into MLICETARLIVRKFTIDDAQFICSLLNSPTWIQFLGDRNIQTVADAQQYLTNGPLASYALRGFGLYLVAMKDSGVPIGMSGLIKRDGLEYVDVGFALLPEYMGQGYAYEATKAVMDYGYNTLQLPHIVAIARADNKNSLALLAKLGLKFSETVMLAGIEHPLSLFK; encoded by the coding sequence ATGTTAATCTGCGAAACAGCCCGACTGATTGTACGCAAGTTTACTATTGACGACGCTCAATTTATCTGTTCGTTGCTCAATTCTCCTACCTGGATCCAGTTTTTGGGTGACAGGAATATTCAGACAGTGGCGGATGCCCAGCAATACCTGACCAATGGCCCGTTGGCAAGTTATGCGTTGAGAGGGTTTGGATTGTATTTGGTAGCGATGAAAGATAGTGGAGTGCCCATTGGGATGAGTGGATTAATAAAAAGAGATGGGTTGGAATATGTAGATGTTGGTTTTGCGTTGCTGCCGGAATATATGGGACAGGGATACGCGTACGAGGCTACGAAAGCGGTGATGGATTATGGATATAATACGCTGCAGTTGCCACATATTGTGGCAATAGCGAGAGCGGATAATAAGAATTCACTGGCGTTGTTGGCGAAATTAGGGTTGAAATTTTCTGAAACGGTTATGTTGGCGGGGATTGAGCATCCATTGAGTTTGTTTAAATAG
- a CDS encoding alpha-glucosidase: MWWKESIIYQIYPRSFKDSNNDGIGDLAGIISKLDYLESLGIDTVWLNPIFGSPNDDNGYDISNYYDIMKEYGTMQEFDTLLQGLHQRKIKLLLDLVVNHTSDEHPWFKEARLSRENRYYNYYHWWPAEKGKPPFRFSHFDPTGQAWTYNKATDSYYLHYFSAKMPDLNWENPQVRKEVYDIMRFWIKKGVDGFRLDAICYISKDTAWPEIRTHDWGAYYAHGPHLHDYLQEMNKEVLEGTDITTLAEAAGITIDEALHFVEENRKELHMLYHFEGMHLGYLKDAYKRPDPKGIDLVALKSLYTSWDSIYETGGWGTIYLTNHDQPRMVSRWGSDIETYREISAKMLITFLLTMRATPIFYNGDEIGMTNIRFESIDDYKDIDTINMYKYLQSKGEDTTRFLLDQQMAARDNSRTPFQWDDSKYAGFTNGTPWIKVNDNYTFINEAAQEKDERSILQFFKQVVLLRKHQPVLVYGKYQLYDAEHPQVYTYTRTLDKTMFLMVLNFSKETIVYKLPFLMETDIEPLVNNMLTFELEGGNLTLAPYQALIFGPLPPVMPTAAAVEVKATVLPLEESGELAV, translated from the coding sequence ATGTGGTGGAAAGAAAGTATCATTTACCAAATATATCCCCGTAGCTTTAAAGACAGTAACAATGACGGAATTGGCGATCTGGCGGGTATTATATCGAAACTGGATTATCTTGAAAGCCTGGGTATAGACACCGTATGGCTCAACCCGATTTTCGGCTCTCCCAACGATGACAATGGTTATGATATCAGCAACTATTATGATATCATGAAAGAGTATGGCACCATGCAGGAGTTCGATACCTTATTGCAAGGACTGCATCAACGAAAAATAAAATTGCTGCTGGACCTGGTTGTGAATCATACCAGTGATGAACATCCATGGTTCAAAGAAGCCCGCCTGTCAAGAGAAAATCGTTATTACAACTACTATCACTGGTGGCCCGCTGAAAAAGGGAAACCACCTTTCAGGTTCAGTCATTTTGATCCAACAGGCCAGGCATGGACTTACAACAAAGCGACTGATAGCTATTACCTTCATTACTTCTCTGCAAAAATGCCGGACCTGAACTGGGAAAATCCACAGGTGCGAAAAGAAGTATACGATATTATGCGCTTCTGGATCAAAAAAGGGGTAGATGGTTTCCGACTGGATGCTATTTGCTACATTAGTAAAGATACCGCCTGGCCGGAGATCAGGACCCACGACTGGGGCGCGTATTACGCACATGGACCTCATCTGCATGACTACCTGCAGGAGATGAATAAGGAAGTGCTCGAAGGTACTGATATCACTACCCTCGCCGAAGCTGCAGGAATCACGATTGACGAGGCTTTACACTTTGTTGAAGAAAACAGGAAAGAACTCCACATGCTCTACCATTTTGAAGGCATGCACCTGGGTTATCTCAAAGATGCCTACAAACGTCCTGATCCAAAAGGTATTGACCTTGTAGCACTGAAAAGCCTCTACACAAGCTGGGATAGCATTTACGAAACAGGTGGATGGGGTACTATTTATCTTACCAATCATGACCAGCCAAGAATGGTGAGCCGCTGGGGGAGCGATATCGAAACATATAGAGAGATCTCTGCGAAAATGCTGATTACTTTTTTGCTCACTATGCGCGCTACGCCCATTTTTTACAACGGCGATGAGATTGGCATGACGAATATCCGCTTTGAATCTATCGATGACTATAAGGATATCGATACCATCAATATGTACAAATACCTGCAAAGCAAAGGGGAGGATACCACCCGCTTTTTACTGGATCAGCAAATGGCGGCCAGGGATAACAGTCGTACACCTTTTCAGTGGGATGATAGTAAATACGCAGGCTTTACTAATGGCACGCCGTGGATCAAAGTAAATGACAATTATACCTTCATTAATGAAGCTGCGCAGGAAAAAGACGAACGGTCTATACTACAGTTTTTTAAACAGGTCGTCCTGCTGCGCAAACACCAGCCGGTATTGGTTTACGGGAAATATCAGTTGTATGATGCGGAGCATCCACAGGTATATACGTATACGCGTACGCTGGACAAGACAATGTTTTTAATGGTGCTTAATTTTTCAAAAGAAACCATTGTCTACAAGCTGCCATTCCTGATGGAAACGGATATAGAACCTTTAGTCAATAATATGCTGACTTTTGAACTGGAAGGAGGGAACTTAACCCTGGCGCCTTATCAGGCGCTGATATTCGGACCTTTGCCACCAGTAATGCCTACTGCCGCTGCCGTGGAGGTTAAAGCAACAGTATTGCCATTGGAAGAATCAGGAGAGCTGGCTGTTTAA
- a CDS encoding GH92 family glycosyl hydrolase, whose amino-acid sequence MLFSTFLLVSSLLPLAGHAQDKPLTQYVNPYIGSRGHGHVFVGANVPYGAVQLGPSQTMQTWDQFNGWDWCSGYNYISEDILGFTHTHLSGTGIGDLNDLMIVPASGHLELQPAHRLDMNTGYGSNFKKASEVVKPGYYAVYLDKYKVKAELTATTRVGFHHYHYDNTDSAHLLIDLEFAMCWDAPVETTIKKINDTTFVGYRFSKGWANDQRLFFAIKTSQPITQLNLYDLNNGVAGGAVKGKGVKAVMYFDAAKNADIYLKVGISPVSEENALGNIAAEIPGWNFEQVKAAADLAWNKDLNKIDFSADDATKTTFYTALYHSHFFPSVFNDHNGDYRGTDKKVYTNQKFTNYTGMSLWDTYRGLHPLMSVIDPSLVKDIVHSMLMIYQQQGRLPVWPLEGCETDCMIGNPAIPIIADAYQKGLIDPADVALAYEAVRNTAMRKVSGLQFVQELKYIPADSMTIESVAWGLEYAIADFGVAQMAKKLGKTKDAAYFTKRAGLYKQYWDASEGHFVGRLANGSFKRPFDPLEAKHRSNDFCEGNGWQYTWLVPQDAKGLVNLFGEKKFQTTLDSFFNMSSSLGQGSSPDISGMIGQYAQGNEPSHHVSYLYAAVGSPWRTAEIVREVMTKYYTNAPDGLCGNEDAGQMSAWYVLSAMGFYPMNPMNGTFVFGSPLMDEAVIKLAGNKKFDIVVKDNSKENKYIQKVVLNGINYNKSFFLYKDVMKGGKMEIYMGSKPSATFGVKKTDRAI is encoded by the coding sequence ATGTTATTTTCAACTTTTTTACTGGTATCCAGCCTGTTGCCACTGGCAGGTCATGCACAGGATAAACCACTTACTCAATACGTTAATCCCTATATCGGCTCGCGTGGCCATGGACACGTGTTCGTTGGTGCAAACGTGCCTTACGGCGCCGTGCAGCTCGGACCCAGCCAAACCATGCAGACCTGGGATCAGTTCAATGGATGGGATTGGTGCAGTGGCTACAATTACATCAGTGAAGATATTCTTGGATTTACGCATACCCACCTGAGTGGTACCGGTATCGGAGATCTCAATGACCTGATGATCGTGCCTGCCAGCGGTCACCTGGAATTACAACCCGCTCACCGCCTGGATATGAACACCGGTTATGGCTCCAATTTCAAAAAAGCCAGCGAAGTGGTAAAACCAGGTTACTACGCTGTATACCTCGACAAATACAAGGTAAAGGCGGAGCTGACAGCTACTACCAGAGTAGGTTTTCACCATTATCATTATGATAATACTGATAGTGCTCACCTGCTGATAGACCTGGAATTTGCCATGTGTTGGGATGCTCCGGTAGAGACAACTATTAAAAAAATAAATGATACCACTTTTGTAGGTTATCGCTTCTCCAAAGGATGGGCCAATGATCAACGCCTGTTCTTCGCGATCAAAACATCTCAGCCTATCACACAGTTAAATCTTTACGACCTTAATAACGGAGTAGCCGGTGGTGCCGTAAAAGGTAAAGGTGTAAAGGCCGTGATGTATTTTGATGCAGCTAAAAATGCTGACATTTACCTGAAAGTAGGTATTTCTCCGGTGAGTGAAGAGAATGCACTGGGCAACATCGCTGCCGAAATACCAGGATGGAACTTTGAACAGGTAAAAGCAGCTGCTGATCTGGCATGGAATAAAGATCTGAACAAGATCGATTTCTCTGCAGATGATGCAACGAAAACAACCTTCTATACTGCCCTGTACCACAGCCATTTCTTCCCTTCTGTGTTCAACGATCACAATGGCGATTACCGTGGCACCGATAAAAAAGTGTACACCAACCAGAAATTCACAAATTACACCGGCATGTCTCTGTGGGATACCTATCGCGGTCTGCATCCTTTGATGTCTGTGATCGATCCTTCACTGGTAAAAGATATAGTGCACTCCATGCTGATGATTTACCAACAGCAGGGACGCCTGCCGGTATGGCCACTGGAAGGTTGCGAAACTGATTGTATGATTGGTAATCCTGCTATTCCGATTATTGCTGATGCTTACCAGAAAGGCCTGATCGATCCTGCGGACGTAGCACTGGCATATGAAGCTGTGAGGAACACTGCCATGAGAAAAGTAAGCGGCTTACAGTTTGTACAGGAATTGAAATACATTCCTGCGGATAGTATGACGATTGAATCTGTAGCCTGGGGCCTGGAATATGCGATCGCTGATTTCGGTGTGGCACAGATGGCAAAGAAACTGGGTAAAACAAAAGACGCTGCATACTTCACCAAAAGAGCGGGTTTGTATAAGCAATACTGGGACGCTTCAGAAGGGCATTTTGTAGGTAGACTGGCAAATGGTAGCTTTAAAAGACCATTTGATCCGCTGGAAGCAAAACATCGTTCAAATGACTTCTGCGAGGGTAATGGCTGGCAATATACCTGGCTGGTACCACAGGATGCAAAAGGGCTCGTAAACCTGTTTGGTGAAAAGAAATTTCAAACTACACTGGATTCTTTCTTTAATATGTCTTCTTCCCTGGGACAAGGTAGCTCTCCTGATATATCTGGTATGATTGGCCAGTATGCACAGGGTAATGAGCCTAGTCATCACGTAAGCTACCTGTATGCAGCGGTCGGTAGCCCCTGGAGAACTGCGGAAATTGTGAGAGAGGTAATGACGAAATATTATACCAATGCGCCTGATGGATTGTGTGGTAATGAAGATGCAGGGCAGATGAGTGCATGGTATGTATTGTCTGCAATGGGCTTCTATCCGATGAACCCAATGAACGGTACATTTGTATTTGGTTCTCCATTGATGGATGAAGCCGTGATTAAATTAGCTGGGAATAAGAAATTTGATATTGTGGTAAAAGACAATAGTAAAGAGAACAAGTATATCCAGAAAGTAGTGCTGAATGGTATAAACTATAATAAGTCTTTCTTCCTGTATAAGGATGTAATGAAAGGTGGTAAGATGGAAATTTATATGGGCAGCAAACCTTCCGCT